From Solidesulfovibrio carbinoliphilus subsp. oakridgensis, the proteins below share one genomic window:
- a CDS encoding methyl-accepting chemotaxis protein: MPKASSNTLLTALVAGSVLAGVTVLVLYVSSSSFTITSRLQEASLAQLAASSSRTLDLYLADAADVARALAGQEAVVAGLTGDVDRARARFRNSIESYRQYWAIFAFDTTGRVVAGYNANMEDMAGGSRADRSYVKDVLAGQDLVFTDQILSARSGDTLIFVVAKAVRGPDGRLLGGVAVCPKWNVFTKSFIDPLRFGERGYGFMLDASGTVIAHAVDKEMLLKNVADQDFVKQALARKEGLIAYDWKGERKLLAVAPVATTGWLVCMTAYESEMTAMATGQRTMLLGIGGLVLAAVVSVITLANRSLVLRPLAAVERFTEAITAGDLQASLPGVFRFELGTLAANLRRMVAELKSRLGFSQGVLAGIPAPCAVVGPDSRILWINQQVIDLLGLPATVESAKGQNTGQLFYGDPARETLSRKTITERRSLSLDIDFSTRDGKTLHLHVDTTPFYDMDGELLGCLVFWNDLTGLVAQKNRIEAQNAAIGQTASEATQVADRMAQGAEELSAQIDEANDGAQEQNGRVQETVTAVEEMNATILEVARNAAETARGAETARQKAREGAGMVTEVVAAVGAVRDAATRLKDNMRELGEKTHGIGAVLGVISDIADQTNLLALNAAIEAARAGEAGRGFAVVADEVRKLAEKTLTATKDVGEAIAAVRQGTTDTERMVDQAAAAVDQATRLAERSGTALSEIVSVVEIAGDQVRAIATAAEQQSATSEEINRAVEAISRIASETADAMAQSAQAVTELSGLAQHLNGLIDGLRNTDTP, from the coding sequence ATGCCAAAGGCCAGCAGCAACACGCTCCTCACCGCGCTTGTGGCCGGCTCGGTCCTGGCCGGGGTAACGGTCCTCGTCCTCTATGTCTCCAGTTCCTCGTTCACCATCACCTCCCGGCTCCAGGAGGCCTCGCTGGCCCAGCTGGCCGCCTCTTCGAGCCGCACCCTCGACCTCTATCTGGCCGACGCGGCCGACGTGGCCCGGGCCCTGGCCGGCCAGGAAGCGGTGGTGGCCGGCCTCACCGGCGACGTGGACCGGGCCAGGGCCCGGTTTCGCAACTCCATCGAGAGCTACCGGCAGTACTGGGCCATCTTCGCCTTTGACACGACCGGCCGGGTCGTGGCCGGGTACAACGCCAACATGGAAGACATGGCCGGCGGCAGCCGGGCCGACCGCAGTTATGTAAAAGATGTCCTGGCCGGCCAGGATCTGGTGTTCACGGACCAGATATTGAGCGCCCGAAGCGGCGACACCCTCATTTTCGTGGTGGCCAAGGCCGTGCGTGGTCCGGACGGCCGGCTCCTTGGCGGCGTGGCCGTGTGCCCCAAGTGGAACGTCTTCACCAAGAGCTTCATCGATCCCCTGCGCTTTGGCGAACGGGGCTACGGATTCATGCTCGACGCCTCGGGCACGGTCATCGCCCATGCCGTGGACAAGGAGATGCTCCTTAAAAACGTGGCCGATCAGGATTTCGTCAAACAGGCCCTGGCCCGGAAAGAAGGCCTCATCGCCTACGACTGGAAGGGCGAGCGCAAGCTGCTGGCCGTGGCCCCGGTGGCGACCACGGGCTGGCTGGTCTGCATGACGGCCTACGAATCCGAGATGACGGCCATGGCCACCGGCCAGCGCACCATGCTGCTCGGCATCGGGGGGCTGGTGCTGGCCGCGGTGGTATCGGTCATCACCCTGGCCAACCGGTCCCTGGTGCTGCGGCCGCTCGCCGCCGTGGAACGCTTCACCGAAGCGATCACGGCCGGGGATTTGCAGGCTTCGCTGCCGGGCGTCTTCCGTTTCGAACTCGGCACCCTGGCCGCCAACCTGCGCCGCATGGTGGCGGAGCTCAAAAGCCGGCTCGGTTTTTCCCAGGGCGTGCTGGCCGGCATCCCGGCCCCCTGCGCCGTGGTCGGCCCGGACAGCCGCATCCTGTGGATCAACCAGCAGGTCATCGACCTGCTCGGCCTGCCCGCCACCGTCGAATCAGCCAAGGGCCAGAACACGGGCCAGCTCTTCTACGGCGATCCGGCCCGCGAAACCCTGTCGCGCAAGACCATCACCGAACGGCGCAGCCTGTCCCTGGACATCGACTTTTCCACCCGCGACGGCAAAACGCTCCACCTGCACGTGGACACCACGCCCTTTTACGACATGGACGGCGAACTCCTCGGCTGCCTGGTCTTCTGGAACGACCTGACCGGGCTCGTGGCCCAGAAAAACCGCATCGAGGCCCAGAACGCGGCCATCGGCCAGACTGCGTCCGAGGCCACCCAGGTGGCCGACCGCATGGCCCAGGGGGCCGAGGAACTCTCCGCCCAGATCGACGAGGCGAATGACGGCGCCCAGGAGCAAAACGGCCGGGTCCAGGAAACGGTCACGGCCGTGGAGGAGATGAACGCCACCATCCTGGAGGTGGCCAGAAACGCCGCCGAAACGGCCAGGGGCGCGGAAACGGCCCGGCAGAAGGCCCGCGAGGGCGCGGGCATGGTCACGGAAGTGGTGGCGGCCGTGGGCGCGGTCCGCGACGCGGCCACGCGGCTCAAGGACAACATGCGCGAACTCGGGGAGAAGACCCACGGCATCGGCGCGGTCCTTGGCGTCATCTCCGACATCGCGGACCAGACCAACCTGCTGGCCTTAAATGCCGCCATTGAGGCCGCCCGGGCCGGCGAGGCCGGACGCGGCTTCGCCGTGGTGGCCGACGAGGTCAGAAAGCTCGCGGAAAAGACGCTCACCGCCACCAAGGATGTGGGCGAGGCCATTGCCGCGGTGCGCCAGGGGACCACCGACACCGAGCGCATGGTGGACCAGGCGGCTGCGGCCGTGGACCAGGCGACCAGGCTGGCCGAACGGTCGGGCACGGCCCTCTCCGAAATCGTGTCCGTGGTCGAGATCGCCGGGGATCAGGTCCGGGCCATTGCCACGGCCGCCGAACAGCAGTCCGCCACCTCCGAGGAGATCAACCGGGCCGTGGAGGCCATCAGCCGCATCGCCTCGGAAACCGCCGACGCCATGGCCCAGTCGGCCCAGGCCGTCACCGAGCTGTCCGGGCTGGCCCAGCACTTAAACGGCCTCATCGACGGCCTGCGCAATACCGACACACCGTAA
- the purE gene encoding 5-(carboxyamino)imidazole ribonucleotide mutase, with protein MRVAIFIGSISDEEKMRPASKVLTSLGIDHLFTVTSAHRTPERTERLIRECEDAGCQVFICAAGLAAHLAGAVSARTLKPVIGVPLSTSGSALGGLDAMLATVQMPPGYPVATVALDVTGAKNAAWLAASILALADPELATRIRASREGFVRDVETAASKLGQS; from the coding sequence ATGCGCGTAGCGATTTTCATCGGTTCCATCTCCGACGAGGAGAAGATGCGGCCCGCTTCCAAGGTCCTGACCTCGCTTGGCATCGACCACCTCTTCACCGTGACCTCGGCCCACCGCACCCCCGAGCGGACCGAACGTCTCATCCGGGAGTGCGAGGATGCCGGCTGCCAGGTCTTCATCTGCGCCGCCGGCCTGGCCGCCCACCTGGCCGGAGCCGTGTCGGCCCGGACCCTCAAGCCCGTCATCGGCGTGCCCCTTTCCACCTCGGGTTCGGCCCTTGGCGGCCTGGACGCCATGTTGGCCACGGTGCAGATGCCGCCGGGCTACCCGGTCGCGACCGTGGCCCTGGACGTGACCGGGGCCAAAAACGCCGCCTGGCTGGCGGCCTCCATCCTGGCCCTGGCCGACCCCGAACTGGCCACCCGCATCCGGGCCTCCCGCGAAGGCTTTGTCCGGGACGTGGAAACCGCCGCTTCCAAGCTCGGCCAGTCATAA
- a CDS encoding flagellar hook protein FlgE, with the protein MTAIWTGVSGMLSYSQGIANTSNNLANTNTVGYKSSRMLFADMISELAGSTTDTNSQIGMGVQVGTVSMSTGVGAIATGDQSMDMAIDGEHGYFTVKDPVSDKTYYTRAGDFNFNTDGYLVSPTGNRVQGWAVDQAAVTQAERTGSVLPEVPVTGDPTDIRITDFTLPAQATGSVSMITNLDSLTDPGILDATDPYCSMFKSYDAANTPPATAAYTSDIKVYDAEGGAHSLTVNYSKVTDTGGKEYWEYMVTVPPADDGSSVTGGTSKAGVLMIGTLTFSAQGVLENQTAFTPTGGDPTDLSSWTQAPLDSTGVPQMSATFKSVSNGSVLSSQTMGFKTGLSASGASWNPNGPSSAADIGTLAAANAGFDPSSTRNAVACTTSYATSSYTQAQSQDGFASGTLNSTSVDENGVVSGTFSNGQTKDLYVLALADFRNPTDLRREGNNLLSATTESGAATTGRANSGIYDGISGYSLESSNVDMATEMVNLITLQRAFQSNSKVVTTADTMMEKALEIKK; encoded by the coding sequence ATGACAGCGATCTGGACCGGCGTTTCCGGCATGCTGAGCTACAGCCAGGGTATTGCCAACACGAGCAACAACCTCGCCAACACCAATACCGTGGGCTACAAGTCCTCGCGCATGCTCTTTGCCGACATGATAAGCGAACTGGCCGGCTCCACCACCGACACCAACAGCCAGATCGGCATGGGTGTGCAGGTCGGCACCGTGTCCATGAGCACCGGCGTCGGGGCCATCGCCACGGGCGACCAGTCCATGGACATGGCCATCGACGGCGAGCACGGCTATTTCACCGTCAAGGACCCGGTCAGCGACAAAACATACTATACCCGGGCCGGGGACTTCAATTTCAACACCGACGGCTACCTGGTCTCCCCCACCGGCAACCGGGTCCAGGGCTGGGCCGTGGACCAGGCCGCCGTGACCCAGGCCGAGCGCACCGGGTCCGTCCTGCCCGAGGTGCCGGTGACAGGGGACCCCACGGACATCCGGATCACGGACTTCACCCTGCCGGCCCAGGCGACCGGGTCGGTCTCCATGATCACCAACCTCGACAGCCTGACCGATCCGGGGATCCTGGATGCGACGGATCCCTATTGCAGCATGTTCAAGAGCTATGACGCCGCGAACACCCCGCCGGCGACCGCGGCCTATACCTCCGACATCAAGGTCTATGATGCCGAAGGTGGAGCCCACAGCCTGACGGTCAACTACTCCAAGGTGACGGACACGGGCGGCAAGGAATACTGGGAGTACATGGTGACCGTGCCGCCGGCGGACGACGGGAGTTCCGTCACCGGCGGGACGAGCAAGGCCGGGGTGCTCATGATCGGGACGCTGACCTTCTCCGCCCAGGGCGTGCTCGAAAACCAGACCGCCTTCACCCCGACCGGCGGCGACCCGACCGATCTGTCCTCCTGGACCCAGGCCCCCCTCGACAGCACGGGCGTGCCCCAGATGAGCGCCACGTTCAAATCCGTTTCCAACGGCTCGGTCCTCTCGAGCCAGACCATGGGGTTCAAGACCGGCCTTTCGGCATCCGGGGCGAGCTGGAACCCGAACGGCCCGTCCTCGGCCGCGGACATCGGCACGCTGGCCGCGGCCAACGCCGGCTTCGACCCTTCGAGCACCCGAAACGCCGTGGCCTGCACCACCAGCTACGCCACCTCCTCCTATACCCAGGCCCAATCCCAGGACGGGTTTGCCTCGGGCACGCTCAATAGCACCAGCGTGGATGAAAACGGCGTGGTGTCCGGCACCTTTTCCAACGGCCAGACCAAGGACCTGTATGTGTTGGCCCTGGCCGATTTCCGCAACCCGACCGACCTGCGCCGGGAAGGCAACAACCTTCTGAGCGCCACCACGGAATCCGGGGCGGCCACCACCGGCCGGGCCAATTCCGGGATCTACGACGGGATTTCGGGCTACTCCCTGGAGTCGTCCAATGTGGACATGGCCACCGAGATGGTCAACCTCATCACCTTGCAACGGGCCTTCCAGTCCAACTCCAAGGTGGTGACCACGGCCGACACCATGATGGAAAAGGCGCTGGAGATCAAAAAGTAG
- the purD gene encoding phosphoribosylamine--glycine ligase, with the protein MRILVVGSGGREHALAHTLVKSPDVSAILAAPGNGGTAGIGENVAVSDTDVPGLVALAKDRGIDLVVAGPEAPLVAGLRDAVESAGIACFGPDAYASGLEGSKAFAKEVMAAAGVPTAAYETFTDARAARAYVEKIGAPLVVKADGLAAGKGVTVALTTDEALAAIDEAMVKGAFGQAGATVVVEEALVGEEASFLAFCDGKNAVPMTACQDHKAVFDGDTGPNTGGMGAYCPAPVLPPDRYAATMDLVIHPILREMEKRGHPFTGILYAGLMMTAAGPKVLEYNVRFGDPECQPLLFRLESDLPAIFMACRGGSLTPDLVRWSTDSALCVVMAAPGYPGDYPKGMAITGIAAAEADPAVKVFQAGTRLDGDRLVTAGGRVLGVTARGSDLAAAQAAAYAACAKVGFKGAFYRRDIGQKGILREEK; encoded by the coding sequence ATGCGCATACTGGTGGTCGGCTCGGGGGGCCGGGAACACGCCCTGGCCCATACCCTTGTCAAAAGCCCGGACGTTTCAGCCATCCTGGCCGCCCCGGGCAACGGCGGCACGGCCGGCATCGGCGAAAACGTCGCCGTATCCGACACGGACGTGCCCGGGCTTGTGGCCCTGGCCAAGGACCGGGGCATCGACCTCGTGGTCGCCGGTCCGGAAGCGCCGCTTGTGGCCGGCCTTCGCGATGCTGTGGAATCGGCCGGCATCGCCTGTTTCGGCCCGGACGCCTACGCTTCGGGCCTCGAGGGCAGCAAGGCCTTTGCCAAAGAAGTCATGGCCGCCGCCGGCGTGCCGACCGCGGCCTACGAGACCTTCACCGACGCCCGGGCCGCCCGGGCCTACGTCGAGAAAATCGGAGCCCCCCTCGTGGTCAAGGCCGACGGCCTGGCCGCCGGCAAGGGCGTCACCGTGGCCCTGACCACGGACGAGGCCCTGGCCGCCATTGACGAGGCCATGGTCAAAGGCGCCTTCGGCCAGGCTGGAGCCACCGTGGTGGTCGAAGAGGCCCTCGTCGGCGAGGAGGCCTCGTTCCTGGCCTTTTGCGACGGCAAAAACGCCGTGCCCATGACCGCCTGCCAGGACCACAAGGCCGTCTTCGACGGCGACACCGGCCCCAACACCGGCGGCATGGGCGCCTACTGCCCGGCCCCGGTCCTGCCGCCGGACCGCTACGCCGCCACCATGGATCTGGTTATCCACCCCATCCTGCGGGAAATGGAAAAGCGCGGCCACCCCTTCACCGGCATCCTCTACGCCGGCCTCATGATGACCGCCGCCGGCCCCAAGGTCCTCGAATACAACGTCCGTTTCGGCGACCCGGAGTGCCAGCCGCTGCTTTTTCGCCTGGAAAGCGACCTGCCGGCCATTTTCATGGCCTGCCGGGGCGGCAGCCTGACCCCGGATCTGGTCCGCTGGTCCACCGACAGCGCGCTGTGCGTGGTCATGGCCGCCCCGGGCTATCCCGGCGACTATCCCAAGGGCATGGCCATCACCGGCATCGCGGCGGCCGAGGCCGACCCCGCCGTCAAGGTCTTCCAGGCCGGCACGCGCCTCGACGGCGACCGGCTCGTCACGGCCGGGGGCCGGGTGCTCGGCGTCACGGCCCGAGGGAGCGATCTGGCCGCGGCCCAGGCGGCGGCCTATGCGGCCTGCGCCAAAGTCGGCTTCAAGGGCGCGTTTTACCGTCGTGACATCGGACAAAAAGGCATCCTGCGGGAGGAAAAATAA
- a CDS encoding glycosyltransferase family 9 protein — MARFLVLQLARLGDLLQTRRLLLGLSAKAARTGGEVHLAVDTSLAPLAGRLYPFAVVHGLPAHGLPGLAKDAAASRVLASRRVFETFAALSFDRVFCLNFSPLGMAMAALFPPEAQRGYRQTAGQTDKDPLLRLVFRLARDRRGGGINLADIWAHLDDDPLPPEAVNPVAAPRGGGLGVALAGRTARRSLPPEILAPLVRMLFHATGGKSVTLYGTREQASEARALLRRLDPGVREACRDLTGQTDLFGLADSLSGLDRLVTPDTGAMHLAAFCGVPVTAFFLSSAWCHETGPYGVGHRVFQAVTPCAPCLESAPCGEGLACLPPFGDPALVRALSGAAKAGPPAGIVGFATDCDTLGMVCRPVCGQDPTEAARAAFRAFLTRRLAGRRADALDPDLGRRLAEAQYLETDWILPPPGRPLEGEW, encoded by the coding sequence ATGGCGCGATTCCTGGTCCTGCAACTGGCCCGGCTCGGGGATCTCCTCCAGACCCGGCGGCTGCTCCTCGGCCTTTCCGCCAAGGCGGCGCGGACCGGCGGCGAGGTCCATCTGGCCGTGGACACGTCCCTGGCCCCCCTGGCCGGCCGGCTCTATCCTTTTGCCGTGGTCCACGGCCTGCCGGCCCACGGCCTGCCCGGTCTGGCCAAGGATGCGGCGGCCAGCCGGGTCCTCGCGTCGCGCCGGGTCTTCGAGACCTTTGCCGCTCTTTCCTTCGACCGGGTCTTCTGCCTCAATTTCTCGCCGCTCGGCATGGCCATGGCCGCCCTGTTCCCGCCCGAGGCCCAGCGCGGCTACCGCCAGACCGCCGGCCAGACCGACAAGGACCCGCTGTTGCGCCTGGTCTTCCGCCTCGCCCGGGATCGCCGGGGCGGCGGCATCAACCTGGCCGACATCTGGGCCCACCTGGACGACGACCCCCTGCCGCCGGAGGCGGTCAATCCCGTGGCCGCCCCGCGCGGGGGCGGCCTTGGCGTGGCCCTGGCCGGCCGGACGGCCAGACGGTCGCTCCCCCCGGAAATCCTGGCCCCGCTGGTGCGGATGCTTTTCCACGCCACGGGCGGGAAGTCGGTCACGCTCTATGGCACCAGGGAGCAGGCGTCCGAGGCCCGGGCCCTCCTGCGCAGGCTGGATCCGGGCGTGCGCGAGGCCTGCCGGGACCTGACCGGGCAGACCGACCTCTTCGGCCTGGCCGATTCCCTCTCCGGCCTCGACCGGCTGGTCACCCCCGACACCGGGGCCATGCATCTGGCCGCCTTTTGCGGCGTGCCGGTGACGGCCTTTTTCCTGTCCTCGGCCTGGTGCCACGAAACCGGCCCCTACGGCGTCGGCCACCGGGTCTTCCAGGCCGTGACCCCCTGCGCCCCCTGCCTGGAGTCGGCCCCGTGCGGCGAAGGGCTGGCCTGCCTGCCGCCGTTCGGCGATCCGGCCCTGGTCCGGGCCCTGTCCGGCGCGGCCAAGGCCGGGCCGCCGGCCGGCATCGTCGGCTTTGCCACGGACTGCGACACGCTGGGCATGGTCTGCCGGCCGGTCTGCGGCCAGGACCCCACCGAGGCGGCCCGGGCGGCCTTCCGGGCCTTTCTCACCCGCCGGCTGGCCGGGCGGCGGGCCGACGCCCTGGACCCGGACCTTGGCCGCCGGCTGGCCGAGGCCCAGTATCTGGAAACCGATTGGATCCTGCCGCCCCCGGGCCGGCCTCTTGAGGGAGAGTGGTAG
- a CDS encoding methyl-accepting chemotaxis protein — protein sequence MRKAGINAILAVSVTLSVLAGIAALVLYASRSSMTMAEDLQGHSLSEAANLTARTAEVYLHTSASVVESLASQDAIREAFTGSPARAQERLCNYVKGFKDYFSFFVFDAKGRILAGANADGKDLTGGERLDRDYTQAVLGGRDLVFSKSAMKATSGEALIYVVAKAVRGPDGQVIGGVVASPLLNEFTAATIDPIRFGQRGYGFMLDATGRVIAHATDKKLLLEDVSKEDFIRQALRTGQGIFDYDWKGERKVMAVARIPSTGWLVCMSFYTDEMTTLARDQRTVLLLIGLAVAAAVVAVITLLNNRLVLRPLLAMSAFTRQVASGDMAASLDGSFRAELAVFADHLRHMVGELKTRLGFAQGVLNGIPTPCGIVGPDFAMLWANRQVCQLLEKTAPPETYKGVRSGAFYFDDPNRETLSDRAIKEGRPLAVETDYVTPSGTRLHIAVNTTPFYDLDGKLLGSISFWTDLTQIHDQKTCIEGQNVVIAETAAKASAVADRVASASEELSAQIEQASLGAEEQNGRVQETATAVEEMNATILEVAKNASETARRAGEARDKARQGAGLVEDVTAAVLAVRDEAEVLTGDMRQLGEQARGIGAILDVISDIADQTNLLALNAAIEAARAGDAGRGFAVVADEVRKLAEKTMHATHEVGQAIGGIQQGTADAVSRVGRAVDRVGEASALAEKSGAALAAIVAEVEAAEDQIRSIATAADEQSATSDEINRAVDSISTIAAETAQAMNQSAQAVSDVASQAQELNRLIAELGSGAGAVKALS from the coding sequence ATGCGCAAAGCCGGCATCAACGCCATCCTGGCCGTGTCCGTCACCCTGTCCGTCCTGGCCGGCATCGCCGCCCTGGTCCTCTACGCCTCCCGCTCGTCCATGACCATGGCCGAGGACCTGCAGGGCCACTCCCTGTCCGAGGCGGCCAACCTCACCGCCAGGACGGCGGAAGTCTATCTGCACACTTCCGCCTCGGTGGTCGAATCCCTGGCCTCCCAGGACGCGATCCGCGAGGCCTTTACCGGCTCGCCGGCCCGGGCCCAGGAACGGTTGTGCAATTACGTCAAGGGATTCAAGGACTATTTCTCCTTTTTCGTTTTCGACGCCAAAGGCAGGATCCTGGCCGGCGCCAATGCCGACGGCAAGGACCTGACCGGCGGCGAACGGCTGGATCGGGATTATACCCAGGCCGTGCTTGGCGGCCGGGATCTGGTTTTCAGCAAGAGCGCCATGAAGGCCACCAGCGGCGAGGCCCTCATCTATGTCGTGGCCAAGGCCGTGCGCGGACCGGACGGCCAGGTCATCGGCGGGGTGGTCGCCTCGCCGCTCCTAAACGAATTCACGGCCGCGACCATCGATCCGATCCGGTTCGGCCAGCGCGGCTACGGCTTCATGCTCGACGCCACCGGCCGGGTCATCGCCCATGCCACGGACAAAAAGCTCCTCCTTGAGGACGTGTCCAAGGAAGACTTCATCCGGCAGGCCCTGCGGACCGGCCAGGGCATCTTTGACTACGACTGGAAAGGGGAGCGCAAGGTCATGGCCGTGGCCCGGATTCCGTCCACGGGCTGGCTGGTGTGCATGTCCTTTTACACCGACGAGATGACGACCCTGGCCAGGGACCAGCGCACCGTGCTTCTGCTGATCGGCTTGGCCGTGGCCGCGGCGGTGGTGGCCGTCATCACGCTCCTGAACAACCGGCTGGTGCTCCGTCCGCTCCTGGCCATGAGCGCCTTTACCCGGCAGGTGGCCTCGGGCGACATGGCCGCCAGCCTGGACGGATCGTTTCGGGCGGAACTGGCTGTCTTCGCCGACCACCTGCGGCACATGGTCGGCGAGCTCAAAACCAGGCTCGGCTTCGCCCAGGGGGTGTTAAACGGCATTCCCACGCCCTGCGGCATCGTCGGCCCGGATTTCGCCATGCTCTGGGCCAACCGGCAGGTCTGCCAACTGCTCGAAAAGACGGCCCCGCCCGAGACCTACAAGGGCGTCCGCTCCGGAGCCTTCTATTTCGACGACCCCAACCGCGAGACCCTGTCCGACCGGGCCATCAAGGAAGGCCGGCCCCTGGCCGTCGAAACCGACTACGTGACGCCCTCCGGCACCCGGCTGCACATCGCCGTCAACACCACGCCCTTCTACGACCTCGACGGCAAGCTCCTCGGCTCCATTTCCTTCTGGACGGACCTGACCCAGATCCATGACCAGAAAACCTGCATCGAGGGGCAAAACGTGGTCATCGCGGAAACGGCCGCCAAGGCCTCGGCCGTGGCCGACCGCGTGGCCTCGGCCTCGGAGGAGCTTTCGGCCCAGATCGAACAGGCCAGCCTCGGGGCCGAGGAGCAAAACGGCCGCGTCCAGGAGACGGCCACGGCCGTGGAAGAGATGAACGCCACCATTCTCGAGGTGGCCAAGAACGCCTCGGAAACGGCCCGGCGCGCCGGCGAGGCCCGGGACAAGGCCCGGCAAGGCGCGGGCCTGGTCGAGGACGTGACGGCCGCCGTGCTGGCGGTCCGGGACGAGGCCGAGGTCCTGACCGGCGACATGCGGCAACTCGGCGAGCAGGCCCGGGGCATCGGCGCCATCCTCGACGTCATCTCCGACATCGCGGACCAGACCAATCTCCTGGCCCTCAATGCCGCCATCGAGGCCGCCCGGGCCGGGGACGCCGGCCGGGGCTTCGCCGTGGTGGCCGACGAAGTGCGCAAGCTGGCCGAAAAGACCATGCACGCCACCCACGAAGTGGGCCAGGCCATCGGCGGCATCCAGCAGGGCACGGCCGACGCCGTCTCGCGCGTCGGCCGGGCCGTGGACCGGGTCGGCGAGGCCTCGGCCCTGGCCGAGAAGTCGGGCGCGGCCCTGGCCGCCATCGTGGCCGAGGTCGAGGCGGCCGAGGACCAGATCCGCTCCATCGCCACGGCGGCCGACGAACAGTCCGCCACCTCCGACGAGATCAACCGGGCCGTGGACTCGATCAGCACCATTGCCGCGGAAACGGCCCAGGCCATGAACCAGTCGGCCCAGGCCGTGTCGGACGTGGCCAGTCAAGCCCAGGAACTCAACAGGCTGATCGCCGAACTCGGCTCCGGAGCCGGCGCGGTCAAAGCCCTGTCCTGA
- a CDS encoding CgeB family protein — MDLPRNLRVLVVLPMYGGSLPIGRYCATALAKLGHTVEVFEAPAFYPAFGALKDLRVTSDRLEYLENSFLQVVSQAVCAKAETFGPDLVLALAQAPLSRQALKRLRRDGVKTAMWFVEDFRLFTYWEAFAPFYDVFAVIQKEPFPEKLAAIGQTNALYLPLAADPAVHRPLDLSPVERRIYGAETSFMGAGYPNRRVAFAELLDFGLGIFGSDWDGDAVLGPRVRLDGRRITTEEAVKVFNAAAVNLNLHSSVSVADLVSGGDFVNPRTFELAMCGAFQLVDRRGLLPELFEADELAQFGNMAELKDRLAHFLAHPDERAAYAAKARARALRDHTYAARMERLLAFTAERHPGWGVGERGGEALAALPPELRDEVAGLLRELSLPADVSFDDLIWAVRARQGLLSPLETSLLFLDEWRRQYGR, encoded by the coding sequence ATGGACCTTCCGCGCAACCTTCGCGTCCTGGTCGTTTTGCCCATGTACGGCGGCTCGCTGCCGATCGGCCGGTACTGCGCCACGGCCCTGGCGAAGCTCGGCCATACGGTCGAGGTCTTCGAGGCCCCGGCCTTCTACCCGGCCTTCGGTGCGCTCAAGGACCTGCGCGTCACCTCCGACCGGCTGGAATACCTGGAGAACAGTTTCCTCCAGGTGGTGTCCCAGGCGGTCTGCGCCAAGGCCGAGACCTTCGGCCCGGACCTGGTCCTGGCCCTGGCCCAGGCCCCGCTGTCGCGCCAGGCCCTCAAACGCCTGCGCCGGGACGGGGTGAAGACGGCCATGTGGTTCGTGGAGGACTTCCGGCTCTTCACCTATTGGGAGGCCTTCGCCCCCTTCTATGATGTCTTTGCCGTCATCCAGAAGGAGCCCTTCCCGGAGAAGCTGGCGGCCATCGGCCAGACAAACGCGCTGTACCTGCCGCTCGCCGCCGATCCGGCCGTGCACCGGCCCCTGGACCTTTCTCCGGTCGAGCGGCGCATCTACGGGGCCGAAACGTCTTTCATGGGCGCGGGCTATCCCAACCGACGGGTGGCTTTTGCCGAGCTCCTCGATTTCGGCCTGGGGATTTTCGGCAGCGACTGGGACGGCGACGCGGTACTCGGCCCGCGCGTCCGCCTGGACGGCCGGCGGATCACCACCGAAGAGGCGGTCAAGGTCTTCAACGCCGCCGCCGTCAACCTGAACCTGCATTCGAGCGTGTCCGTGGCCGACCTGGTGTCGGGCGGCGATTTCGTCAACCCGCGCACCTTCGAGCTGGCCATGTGCGGCGCGTTCCAGCTCGTGGACCGCCGGGGGCTTCTGCCCGAGCTTTTCGAGGCGGACGAGCTGGCCCAATTCGGGAATATGGCGGAGCTCAAGGACCGGCTGGCCCACTTCCTGGCCCACCCCGACGAGCGGGCGGCCTATGCGGCCAAGGCCCGGGCCCGGGCCCTGCGCGACCATACCTATGCCGCGCGCATGGAGCGTCTGCTGGCGTTTACGGCCGAACGGCATCCGGGCTGGGGTGTCGGGGAGCGGGGAGGGGAGGCGTTGGCCGCGTTGCCGCCGGAGCTGCGGGACGAGGTGGCCGGACTTTTGCGCGAGCTTTCGCTTCCGGCCGACGTCTCCTTCGACGATCTGATCTGGGCCGTGCGGGCCCGGCAGGGGCTCCTGTCGCCGCTTGAGACGTCGCTGCTCTTTCTCGACGAGTGGCGCCGGCAGTACGGCCGTTGA